One Halalkalicoccus sp. NIPERK01 DNA window includes the following coding sequences:
- a CDS encoding adenosylcobalamin-dependent ribonucleoside-diphosphate reductase, which translates to MSRADLDAEEITLPVKRTEGDTLEERLTANAYRNILPARYLRKDADGELVESQEDLFARVARNIALAEAVFEAEKRDVEITVSPDQLKPGHPRRDELAAEVFGSEAQSASDRSSGQSPREEAGTTAEDAAETELSVYNVNKFAYDTIVPDLPAEIREHVEAKAEEFQTLMERLSFIPNSPTLMNAGDELQQLSACFVDSPDDDISDIHQTAKEAAEVFQSGGGMGYAFWRLRPYGDSVGSTGGIASGPITFMRTFDQMCETIAQGGARRGAQMGVMRVSHPDVIEFIHAKNKDVSLAHTLKLNDPDDYTYTTFSEALKEARELIDDDGKVPKHLRNAVEGHLSNFNISVGVTDGFMEALYNDEEFVFENPRTEKPHIATAETKEMYSRYGLGEHVEVGEELSIPADLIWERIVDGAYENGEPGVIYLERVNKEHSFDVEKHPDHRILATNPCGEQPLEEYEACNLGHINLSTLAALDAPDWRVWHAEHEAEFDSLDAAVEAYLEEAIDLEEFDRRIRLGTRFLENVVTMSDFPVPEIEQKVREMRKIGLGVMGLAQLYIQLGVRYGSEEGNEIAGQLMTHINHGSKRASHELAGERGSFEDWADSKYANPTEYREWFEKQTGEDADDWADGYPIRNHNTTTIAPTGTTSMVGNTTGGCEPIYNVAYYKNVSDDVQGDEMLVEFDDYFLRVLEANDIDVDAVKEEAQEQMANNGFDGVEGLSTVPNAIGELFVVTADLAGKDHAAVQCACQEGVDSAISKTCNFPNSATKEDMEEVYRYIYDNGGKGVTVYRDGTRSKQVLTTRADNAEFADEEEAAEALVEQITEVFGGIDEFLTHEEVRSVLEGDLDFTPESGQYATKRARPDVLYGVTQRIDTGYGKLYVNINEDENGRPFELFANIGNSGGFTASFTEALAKTISTALRSGVDPEEIASELQGIRSPKVAWDKGQQINSIPDAIGTAMRRYLDGDIERAYPKQQNLTELEDADDESDRPRKRPSSDGGLESRSDSGVDRSPSDSDGRAAVESGSSEDAHQDLIDAGESPECPDCGSMTLYYSEGCKTCESCGWSEC; encoded by the coding sequence GTGAGCCGCGCGGACCTCGACGCCGAGGAGATCACCCTGCCGGTAAAGCGCACCGAGGGCGACACCCTAGAGGAGCGCCTGACGGCCAACGCCTACCGGAACATCCTCCCCGCGCGCTACCTCCGGAAGGACGCCGACGGCGAACTGGTCGAGAGCCAGGAGGACCTCTTCGCCCGGGTCGCGCGCAACATCGCGCTCGCCGAGGCGGTGTTCGAAGCCGAAAAGCGTGACGTCGAGATCACCGTCTCGCCCGACCAACTCAAACCCGGCCACCCCCGGCGCGACGAACTCGCGGCGGAGGTGTTCGGTAGCGAGGCACAAAGTGCCTCGGACCGTTCGAGCGGGCAAAGCCCGCGAGAAGAAGCCGGCACCACCGCCGAGGACGCGGCGGAGACGGAACTGTCGGTCTACAACGTCAACAAGTTCGCCTACGACACGATCGTTCCCGACCTCCCCGCGGAGATCCGCGAGCACGTCGAGGCGAAAGCGGAGGAGTTCCAGACGCTGATGGAACGGCTCTCGTTCATCCCGAACTCGCCGACGCTGATGAACGCGGGCGACGAACTCCAGCAGCTCTCCGCCTGCTTCGTCGACTCGCCCGACGACGACATCTCGGACATCCACCAGACCGCGAAGGAGGCCGCCGAGGTCTTCCAGTCGGGCGGCGGCATGGGCTATGCGTTCTGGCGACTCCGCCCCTACGGCGACAGCGTCGGAAGCACGGGAGGAATCGCCTCCGGCCCGATCACGTTCATGCGCACGTTCGACCAGATGTGCGAGACGATCGCCCAGGGCGGGGCGCGCCGCGGCGCCCAGATGGGCGTCATGCGCGTCTCGCACCCCGACGTCATCGAGTTCATCCACGCGAAGAACAAGGACGTCTCGCTGGCGCACACCCTGAAGCTCAACGACCCCGACGACTACACCTACACCACGTTCTCGGAGGCGCTCAAGGAGGCGCGCGAACTGATCGACGACGATGGAAAGGTCCCGAAACACCTGCGCAACGCCGTCGAGGGCCACCTCTCGAACTTCAACATCTCTGTAGGAGTTACCGACGGGTTCATGGAGGCGCTCTACAACGACGAGGAGTTCGTCTTCGAGAACCCCCGAACCGAGAAACCCCACATCGCGACCGCCGAGACGAAGGAGATGTACTCCCGGTACGGCCTCGGCGAGCACGTCGAGGTGGGCGAGGAGCTCTCGATCCCCGCCGACCTGATCTGGGAGCGCATCGTCGACGGCGCCTACGAGAACGGCGAGCCCGGCGTGATCTACCTCGAACGGGTGAACAAGGAACACTCCTTCGACGTCGAGAAACACCCGGACCACCGCATCCTCGCGACGAACCCCTGCGGCGAACAGCCCCTCGAGGAGTACGAGGCCTGCAACCTCGGGCACATCAATCTCTCGACGCTCGCGGCGCTCGACGCGCCCGACTGGCGGGTCTGGCACGCCGAACACGAGGCGGAGTTCGACTCGCTCGACGCGGCGGTCGAGGCCTACCTCGAGGAGGCGATCGATCTCGAGGAGTTCGACCGACGGATCAGACTGGGAACGCGCTTTTTGGAGAACGTCGTCACGATGTCGGACTTCCCGGTGCCCGAGATCGAGCAGAAGGTGCGCGAGATGCGAAAGATCGGCCTCGGTGTGATGGGGCTGGCCCAACTGTACATCCAGCTGGGCGTTCGCTACGGCAGCGAGGAGGGCAACGAGATCGCCGGCCAGCTGATGACCCACATCAACCACGGCTCGAAGCGCGCGAGCCACGAGCTCGCTGGCGAGCGCGGCTCGTTCGAGGACTGGGCCGACTCGAAGTACGCGAACCCCACCGAGTACCGCGAGTGGTTCGAGAAGCAGACCGGCGAGGACGCCGACGACTGGGCCGATGGCTACCCCATCAGGAACCACAACACGACGACCATCGCGCCCACCGGAACGACCTCGATGGTCGGCAACACGACGGGGGGCTGTGAGCCCATCTACAACGTCGCCTACTACAAGAACGTGAGCGACGACGTGCAGGGCGACGAGATGCTCGTCGAGTTCGACGACTACTTCCTCCGGGTGCTGGAGGCCAACGACATCGACGTCGACGCCGTGAAGGAGGAGGCCCAGGAGCAGATGGCGAACAACGGGTTTGACGGCGTCGAGGGGCTTTCTACCGTTCCGAACGCCATCGGCGAGCTGTTCGTCGTCACCGCCGATCTCGCGGGCAAGGATCACGCCGCCGTCCAGTGTGCCTGCCAGGAAGGCGTCGACAGCGCCATCTCGAAGACGTGTAACTTCCCCAACTCCGCGACGAAGGAGGACATGGAGGAGGTGTATCGCTACATCTACGACAACGGCGGCAAGGGCGTGACCGTCTACCGGGACGGCACCCGCTCGAAGCAGGTGCTGACCACGCGGGCGGACAACGCGGAGTTCGCCGACGAGGAGGAGGCCGCGGAGGCGCTGGTCGAGCAGATCACCGAGGTCTTCGGCGGGATCGACGAGTTCCTCACCCACGAGGAGGTCCGCTCGGTTCTCGAAGGCGACCTCGACTTCACCCCCGAATCCGGCCAGTACGCCACGAAACGAGCGCGTCCGGACGTCCTCTACGGCGTCACCCAGCGCATCGACACCGGCTACGGCAAGCTCTACGTCAACATCAACGAGGACGAGAACGGCCGGCCGTTCGAACTGTTCGCCAACATCGGCAACTCGGGCGGGTTCACCGCGAGCTTCACCGAGGCGCTCGCGAAGACCATCTCGACCGCCCTGCGGTCGGGCGTCGACCCCGAGGAGATCGCGAGCGAACTCCAGGGGATCCGCTCGCCGAAGGTCGCCTGGGACAAGGGCCAGCAGATCAACTCGATCCCCGACGCGATCGGCACCGCGATGCGGCGCTACCTCGACGGCGACATCGAACGCGCCTACCCCAAACAGCAGAACCTCACCGAACTGGAGGACGCCGACGACGAGTCCGACCGACCGCGGAAGCGACCGAGTTCCGACGGCGGCCTGGAATCACGGAGTGATTCCGGAGTAGACCGGAGTCCATCGGACTCCGACGGTAGGGCCGCGGTCGAATCGGGTTCCTCGGAGGACGCCCACCAGGACCTCATCGACGCGGGCGAGAGCCCCGAGTGTCCCGACTGCGGGTCGATGACGCTGTACTACTCGGAGGGCTGTAAGACCTGCGAGTCCTGCGGCTGGTCGGAGTGCTGA
- the trpG gene encoding anthranilate synthase component II, translating into MSLARAKRVLFVDNFDSFTYNLVEYVSEQGAATEVLRNTATLEDVRDVDPDAIVISPGPGHPKNDRDVGVTLDVLRVISPEVPTLGVCLGLEAAVYAYGGSVGRAPEPVHGKAFPVDHDGRGVFSGLEQRFQAGRYHSLIATEVPACFEVTATTDHGVEATGGSSDERSESDGGEELVMGIRHREYPIECVQFHPESVLTGVGHDVIGNFLHQREH; encoded by the coding sequence GTGAGCCTCGCCCGCGCGAAGCGCGTGCTGTTCGTCGACAACTTCGACTCCTTCACGTACAACCTCGTCGAGTACGTCTCCGAACAGGGCGCGGCAACCGAGGTGCTCAGAAACACCGCCACGCTCGAGGACGTACGGGACGTCGACCCCGATGCGATCGTGATCTCCCCGGGGCCGGGCCACCCGAAGAACGACCGCGACGTGGGCGTCACCCTGGACGTCCTTCGGGTGATCAGTCCCGAGGTCCCCACTCTCGGAGTGTGCCTCGGCCTCGAAGCCGCCGTCTACGCCTACGGCGGGAGCGTGGGGCGCGCGCCCGAACCCGTCCACGGGAAGGCCTTCCCCGTCGACCACGACGGCCGGGGCGTCTTCTCGGGGCTGGAACAGCGGTTTCAGGCCGGACGCTATCACTCGTTGATCGCCACGGAGGTGCCGGCGTGCTTCGAGGTGACGGCGACGACCGATCACGGGGTCGAAGCGACCGGAGGCTCGTCGGACGAGCGGAGCGAGTCCGACGGTGGCGAGGAGCTGGTGATGGGGATCCGCCACCGCGAGTACCCCATCGAGTGCGTCCAGTTCCACCCCGAGAGCGTGCTCACGGGCGTGGGCCACGACGTGATCGGGAACTTCCTACACCAGCGCGAACACTGA
- the trpE gene encoding anthranilate synthase component I, translated as MIDRGAFRERASVEEPSVVHVGADLDAETTPLTAYAALGTEDGFLLESAEKVASSDPDGAFQPASASATRHARYSFVGYDPEAVVTVRPDSTTIDVLGDERLSRLVEPNGGDTLDTLREALPAIPRIGFPDDGHLHGGLVGFLAYDAVYDLWLSEVGIDRPESGTPDAQFVLSTKTLVFDEVEGTLSLSLTPIVFPEDDPDDLYDALREEVERVRETLDRADEPETGGFVREDERAGPREEYEEVVRETKEHVLNGDIYQGVLSRKRELVGRIDPLGLYEALREINPSPYMYLLGYGERTVVGASPETLISVRDGLVTSNPIAGTCSRGSSPVEDRRLAGEMLADDKERAEHTMLVDLARNDVRRVSKPGSVRVEEFMNVLKYSHVQHIESTVTGELVAEGTSAARRTESFDAFDATRAAFPAGTLSGAPKIRAMEIIDALEGAPRGIYGGGVGYYSWTGDADTAIAIRTATIEHGERDRITVQAGAGLVADSDPAAEYEETEKKMGGVIEAIERIETEPEEVLQ; from the coding sequence ATGATCGACCGGGGGGCGTTCCGCGAGCGAGCGAGCGTCGAGGAGCCGTCGGTCGTCCACGTCGGGGCCGACCTCGACGCCGAGACGACGCCGCTCACGGCGTACGCCGCGCTCGGTACGGAGGACGGCTTCCTGCTCGAGAGCGCCGAGAAGGTCGCCTCCTCGGATCCCGACGGTGCGTTTCAGCCCGCGAGCGCAAGCGCTACCCGCCACGCACGGTACTCGTTCGTCGGCTACGACCCCGAGGCGGTCGTCACCGTGCGGCCCGATTCGACGACGATCGACGTGCTGGGCGACGAGCGCCTGTCGCGCCTCGTGGAACCGAACGGCGGCGATACCCTCGATACCCTCCGGGAGGCCTTGCCGGCGATCCCGAGGATCGGGTTTCCTGACGACGGGCACCTTCACGGCGGCCTCGTCGGCTTCCTGGCCTACGACGCGGTCTACGACCTGTGGCTCTCGGAGGTCGGTATCGACCGACCCGAAAGCGGGACGCCCGACGCGCAGTTCGTCCTCAGTACGAAGACGCTCGTCTTCGACGAGGTCGAGGGGACGCTCTCGCTGTCGCTGACCCCGATCGTCTTCCCCGAGGACGACCCCGACGACCTGTACGACGCGCTCCGTGAGGAGGTCGAACGGGTTCGGGAAACGCTCGACCGGGCCGACGAACCCGAGACGGGCGGGTTCGTCCGCGAGGACGAACGTGCGGGTCCCCGCGAGGAGTACGAGGAGGTGGTCCGAGAAACGAAAGAGCACGTGCTGAACGGCGACATCTATCAGGGCGTGCTCTCGCGAAAGCGCGAACTCGTGGGCCGGATCGATCCGCTGGGGCTCTACGAGGCCCTGCGGGAGATCAACCCCTCGCCGTACATGTATCTGCTCGGCTATGGCGAGCGAACGGTCGTCGGCGCGAGCCCCGAGACGCTGATCTCGGTCCGCGACGGACTGGTGACGAGCAACCCGATCGCGGGCACCTGCTCTCGCGGATCGAGCCCGGTCGAGGACCGCCGGCTCGCGGGAGAGATGCTCGCCGACGACAAGGAGCGCGCCGAACACACGATGCTCGTCGATCTGGCGCGAAACGACGTCCGGCGGGTCTCGAAGCCGGGATCCGTGCGGGTCGAGGAGTTCATGAACGTGCTGAAGTACAGCCACGTCCAGCACATCGAGAGCACCGTCACCGGCGAACTCGTCGCCGAGGGAACCTCGGCTGCCAGAAGGACGGAGTCCTTCGATGCGTTCGACGCCACGCGGGCGGCGTTTCCCGCCGGAACGCTCTCGGGCGCGCCGAAGATCCGCGCAATGGAGATCATCGACGCGCTCGAGGGCGCTCCGCGGGGGATCTACGGCGGCGGCGTCGGCTACTACTCGTGGACCGGCGACGCAGACACCGCCATCGCGATCCGGACGGCGACGATCGAACACGGCGAGCGGGATCGAATCACCGTCCAGGCGGGTGCGGGGCTGGTCGCCGACAGCGACCCCGCCGCCGAGTACGAGGAGACCGAGAAGAAGATGGGCGGCGTCATAGAGGCGATCGAGCGCATCGAGACCGAACCCGAGGAGGTGCTCCAGTGA
- a CDS encoding phosphoribosylanthranilate isomerase, giving the protein MTRVKVCGHTREADVAASVERGADAIGVISGVPVDSPRAVDGERAAELLERVPPFVTGVLVTMPDAPEEAVDLVERTRPDALQIHGPFSPADLEEVRETISRPVIKSVDADDPQQAHEFDAIADALLVDSTDASGAGGTGRTHDWERTRELARELDSPVILGGGLTTENVAEAIDLTSAFGVDVASGVERDGGVKDHGAVERFVERAKRPGSEVPAR; this is encoded by the coding sequence ATGACGCGGGTGAAGGTCTGCGGGCACACCCGCGAGGCGGACGTTGCGGCTTCAGTAGAGCGGGGCGCGGACGCGATCGGCGTCATCAGCGGCGTTCCCGTCGACAGCCCTCGCGCCGTCGATGGCGAGCGGGCCGCCGAACTCCTCGAACGCGTCCCGCCGTTCGTGACCGGGGTGCTCGTGACGATGCCCGACGCGCCCGAGGAGGCGGTCGATCTGGTCGAGCGCACTCGTCCCGACGCCCTCCAGATCCACGGCCCGTTTTCGCCGGCCGATCTCGAGGAAGTGAGAGAAACGATCTCGCGGCCGGTGATCAAATCGGTCGACGCGGACGACCCCCAGCAAGCCCACGAGTTCGACGCGATCGCGGACGCCCTGCTGGTGGACTCGACCGACGCGAGCGGCGCGGGCGGCACCGGGCGGACCCACGACTGGGAGCGTACCCGAGAACTCGCACGCGAACTCGACTCGCCGGTGATACTGGGGGGCGGGTTGACCACCGAAAACGTCGCGGAGGCGATCGACCTGACGAGCGCGTTCGGCGTGGACGTAGCGAGCGGGGTCGAACGCGACGGTGGCGTGAAGGACCACGGGGCCGTAGAACGGTTCGTCGAGCGAGCGAAGCGACCGGGATCGGAGGTGCCGGCGAGATGA
- the trpD gene encoding anthranilate phosphoribosyltransferase, translating into MKDTIERVTEGEDLTQTEAREAAAAVFEGATEAQIGALLTALRAKGETEAEIAGFAEGMRNAARTIAPDRTPLVDTCGTGGDDYDTINVSTTSAVVASGAGVPVAKHGNYSVSSNSGSADVLEELGVQIDAEPPAVERAIERQGIGFMLAPVFHPAMKAVIGPRKELGIRTVFNVLGPLTNPAGADAQIVGVYDPDLVPVLARALAHMDVERALVVHGAGLDEIGIHGETRVAEVDGGEIEEYTVFPADLGLDTHPVNAVSGGTPAENAADLEGIVAGEVGGAKREIILANAGAAIYVAGEADTLEEGAEIAANAIDEGRAAKRLESMRGTVVQ; encoded by the coding sequence ATGAAGGACACCATCGAGCGAGTCACGGAGGGCGAGGACCTGACACAGACAGAGGCACGGGAAGCGGCGGCGGCGGTCTTCGAGGGCGCTACGGAGGCCCAGATCGGCGCGCTGCTGACGGCGCTGCGGGCGAAGGGTGAGACCGAGGCGGAGATCGCGGGCTTCGCGGAGGGGATGCGCAACGCGGCCCGGACCATCGCGCCAGACCGCACGCCGCTTGTGGACACCTGCGGGACCGGCGGGGACGACTACGACACGATCAACGTCTCCACCACGAGCGCGGTCGTCGCGAGCGGCGCGGGCGTCCCCGTGGCGAAACACGGCAACTACTCGGTCTCCTCGAACTCGGGCAGTGCGGACGTGCTGGAGGAACTCGGCGTGCAGATCGACGCCGAACCGCCGGCCGTCGAGCGCGCGATCGAACGGCAGGGGATCGGGTTCATGCTCGCGCCCGTGTTCCACCCCGCGATGAAGGCCGTGATCGGCCCGCGAAAGGAGTTAGGAATCCGCACGGTGTTCAACGTCCTTGGGCCGCTGACCAATCCCGCGGGCGCGGATGCACAGATCGTCGGCGTCTACGACCCCGACCTCGTCCCGGTGCTCGCTCGCGCGCTCGCGCACATGGACGTCGAACGAGCACTCGTGGTCCACGGCGCGGGCCTGGACGAGATCGGGATCCACGGCGAGACCCGCGTCGCGGAGGTCGACGGAGGCGAGATCGAGGAGTACACCGTATTCCCGGCGGACCTCGGCCTCGACACCCACCCCGTGAACGCGGTTTCCGGCGGCACGCCCGCGGAGAACGCCGCCGACCTCGAAGGGATCGTCGCCGGCGAGGTCGGCGGCGCGAAACGAGAGATCATCCTCGCGAACGCGGGCGCGGCGATCTACGTCGCCGGCGAGGCCGATACCCTCGAGGAGGGCGCGGAGATCGCCGCGAACGCCATCGACGAAGGGCGAGCAGCGAAGAGACTCGAATCGATGCGCGGGACGGTCGTCCAATGA
- a CDS encoding DUF362 domain-containing protein: MPTDLVVPEETVREACGEVEFPRMGVIEQVWETDPIPESEIEDRAAEAVKDLPFDEVPAGGEVAIGAGSRGIANLPEIVRGVVRGVDELGYEPFVFPAMGSHGGATAEGQVDKLSTLGVTEESVGCPIRATMEVVEVGRTPERDVPVYADANAVEAEAIIPVNRIKPHTDFQGPVESGLSKMLVIGMGKQRGAKVAHDWAVDWSLRNMLPEITAILLERLPVAGGVAVVENEHDDTDRIEGIPPSGFLEREAELLEVAWERMPKLPFDGLDVLVVDQLGKDVSGQGMDTNVTGRRHFTINEPEPESPDVKRIYVRGFTKKTKGNAMGMGAADFAHESVFEGLDPSKTLINAITASTVRGVRLPPVVESDRAGLTAALGTIGPIAGPDARVLRVTDTMRLKRCYASEALCEAAREREDLRLVEEPGEIEFDSEGGFAAASPE; this comes from the coding sequence ATGCCAACCGATCTCGTGGTACCCGAGGAGACAGTACGAGAAGCCTGCGGGGAGGTCGAGTTCCCGCGGATGGGCGTGATCGAGCAGGTCTGGGAGACGGATCCCATCCCCGAGTCGGAGATCGAGGACCGGGCGGCGGAAGCGGTCAAAGACCTCCCGTTCGACGAAGTTCCCGCGGGCGGCGAGGTGGCGATCGGGGCCGGTAGCCGGGGAATCGCGAACCTCCCCGAGATCGTCCGCGGGGTGGTTCGGGGCGTCGACGAACTGGGTTACGAGCCGTTCGTCTTCCCGGCGATGGGGTCCCATGGGGGTGCGACGGCGGAGGGGCAGGTCGACAAGCTCTCGACGCTCGGCGTCACCGAGGAGTCGGTGGGGTGCCCGATTCGCGCGACGATGGAGGTCGTGGAGGTCGGGCGCACGCCCGAGCGCGACGTACCCGTGTACGCCGACGCCAACGCCGTCGAGGCCGAGGCCATCATCCCAGTCAACCGGATCAAACCCCACACGGATTTCCAAGGACCCGTCGAGAGCGGGCTCTCGAAGATGCTCGTCATCGGGATGGGTAAACAGCGCGGCGCGAAGGTCGCCCACGACTGGGCGGTCGACTGGAGCCTGCGCAACATGCTCCCCGAGATCACCGCGATCCTCTTAGAGCGACTGCCGGTCGCCGGCGGCGTCGCGGTCGTCGAAAACGAACACGACGACACCGACCGGATCGAGGGCATCCCCCCGTCGGGCTTCTTAGAGCGCGAGGCCGAACTCCTCGAGGTCGCGTGGGAACGCATGCCGAAACTCCCGTTCGACGGGCTGGATGTCCTCGTCGTCGACCAACTGGGCAAGGACGTCAGCGGACAGGGGATGGACACCAACGTCACCGGCCGGCGCCACTTCACGATCAACGAGCCCGAGCCCGAATCACCCGACGTAAAGCGGATCTACGTCCGCGGCTTTACGAAGAAAACGAAGGGCAACGCGATGGGCATGGGCGCTGCCGATTTCGCTCATGAGAGCGTTTTCGAGGGGCTCGACCCGTCGAAGACGCTGATCAACGCGATCACCGCGAGCACGGTTCGCGGAGTGCGCCTCCCGCCGGTCGTCGAAAGCGACAGGGCGGGGCTGACGGCCGCCCTCGGCACCATCGGCCCCATCGCGGGCCCGGACGCGCGCGTCCTTCGGGTAACGGACACGATGCGCCTGAAGCGCTGTTACGCCTCCGAGGCGCTCTGCGAGGCCGCCCGCGAGCGTGAGGATCTGCGCCTCGTCGAGGAGCCCGGAGAGATCGAGTTCGATTCAGAGGGCGGGTTCGCCGCCGCCTCGCCGGAGTAG
- a CDS encoding lycopene cyclase domain-containing protein, with the protein MRVDITVLGRYTYLATIVFWGAIAGGLLHRAGALGRAAKTILVLYPVAYVWDWYTLEVGVFDIVERTGIEVAGIPIEEHCFIVVVPSLVLGFHETLHDVPESA; encoded by the coding sequence ATGCGAGTCGACATCACCGTCCTCGGGCGCTACACGTATCTGGCCACGATCGTCTTCTGGGGGGCGATCGCCGGGGGGTTGCTTCACCGGGCGGGAGCGCTGGGACGCGCCGCGAAGACGATCCTCGTGCTCTACCCGGTCGCGTACGTCTGGGACTGGTACACCCTGGAGGTCGGCGTCTTCGACATCGTCGAGCGCACCGGGATCGAGGTCGCCGGCATCCCGATCGAGGAACACTGCTTCATCGTCGTCGTCCCCTCGCTCGTGCTCGGGTTTCACGAGACGCTCCACGACGTCCCGGAGTCGGCGTGA
- a CDS encoding CBS domain-containing protein: MDIADIATTDYTEADVGERFGKIRAAFEETNPKAIVITDDGEYAGIVTERQILQSHVEDNTKASAFMRSAPGIDRAEDLREVARMLVEGGTMVAPVFNDEELWGIVTADAILESVLENLDAITVEQIYTEDVVSINRDTTVGRAINLLREHGISRLPVLADDGRLEGVVTTHDLRDVIIRDMDKATVGDRAGDLERILDIPVYDVMNSPVETADAEEAVSAAVNRMLEYDYNGLIVTADADDRQVSGVVTKTDVLRALTFTEDEHMDVQITNIDLLDTLSREDIRADITSVTDKYRRMQVHHAHVRFQEHKEKLRGTPLIHCQIRLRTNRGQVAGSGEGYGANSAFHVALDKLERNVLEMKGMQSDEEYEGQLLRKLNEI, translated from the coding sequence ATGGATATTGCCGATATAGCGACCACTGACTACACCGAAGCCGACGTCGGCGAGCGCTTCGGGAAGATCCGGGCTGCCTTCGAGGAGACCAACCCCAAAGCGATCGTGATCACCGACGACGGCGAGTACGCCGGCATCGTGACCGAGCGCCAGATCCTCCAGTCGCACGTCGAGGACAACACGAAGGCCTCGGCGTTCATGCGTTCTGCGCCGGGGATCGACCGCGCGGAGGATCTCCGCGAGGTGGCACGGATGCTCGTCGAGGGCGGGACGATGGTCGCGCCCGTCTTCAACGACGAGGAACTGTGGGGGATCGTCACCGCCGACGCGATCCTCGAGAGCGTCCTCGAGAACCTCGACGCGATCACCGTCGAGCAGATCTACACCGAGGACGTCGTCTCGATCAACCGCGACACCACCGTCGGCCGGGCGATCAACCTGCTCCGGGAACACGGCATCTCTCGCCTTCCAGTGCTCGCGGACGACGGCCGACTCGAGGGCGTCGTCACCACTCACGACCTGCGCGACGTGATCATCCGCGACATGGACAAGGCGACCGTCGGGGACCGGGCGGGCGACCTCGAACGCATCCTCGATATACCCGTGTACGACGTGATGAACAGCCCCGTCGAGACCGCCGACGCCGAGGAGGCCGTCAGCGCCGCCGTGAACCGGATGCTCGAATACGATTACAACGGCCTGATCGTCACCGCCGACGCGGACGACCGGCAGGTCTCGGGCGTCGTCACCAAGACGGACGTGTTGCGGGCGCTGACGTTCACCGAGGACGAGCACATGGACGTCCAGATCACCAACATCGACCTGCTGGATACGCTCTCGCGGGAGGACATCCGCGCGGACATCACCAGCGTCACCGACAAGTACCGCCGGATGCAGGTCCACCACGCCCACGTCCGGTTCCAGGAGCACAAGGAGAAACTGCGTGGCACCCCGTTGATCCACTGTCAGATCCGCCTGCGCACCAACCGCGGACAGGTCGCCGGTTCCGGCGAGGGCTACGGCGCGAACTCCGCGTTCCACGTCGCGCTCGACAAGCTAGAGCGAAACGTCCTGGAGATGAAGGGGATGCAGTCCGACGAGGAGTACGAGGGGCAGTTGCTCAGAAAGCTCAACGAGATCTGA
- a CDS encoding AzlD family protein codes for MAEALSLDPRVVGVILAMAVVTFLTKVGGLWLLSRFEVSDRLEAGISVLPGAIVIAILGPELASGGPAEWAAAGLTLVVMWRTGNILLALVAGVVGVVAFRAVV; via the coding sequence ATGGCTGAGGCCCTCTCGCTCGATCCACGGGTGGTGGGCGTGATCCTCGCGATGGCCGTCGTGACCTTCCTCACGAAGGTCGGCGGGCTGTGGCTGTTGAGCCGATTCGAGGTGAGCGACCGGCTCGAAGCCGGGATCTCGGTCCTGCCCGGCGCGATCGTGATCGCGATCCTCGGGCCGGAACTCGCCTCGGGCGGGCCCGCCGAGTGGGCCGCGGCGGGGCTGACGCTGGTGGTGATGTGGCGCACCGGGAACATCCTGCTCGCGCTGGTCGCGGGCGTGGTCGGGGTCGTGGCGTTCCGAGCGGTCGTCTGA